The following coding sequences lie in one Longimicrobium sp. genomic window:
- a CDS encoding DUF4160 domain-containing protein has translation MPTISQFYGILIRIFYNDHAPPHFHAVYGEHELVVGISPVSILDGAAPGRVRSMVLEWTALHQLELLQNWRRCQDGQAPSQIAPLD, from the coding sequence ATGCCAACGATCTCGCAGTTCTACGGGATCCTCATACGGATCTTCTACAATGACCACGCTCCGCCGCACTTTCACGCGGTGTATGGAGAGCACGAGCTGGTCGTGGGTATCTCGCCCGTCAGCATCCTCGACGGTGCGGCGCCCGGGCGCGTGAGGTCGATGGTGCTGGAATGGACTGCGCTGCACCAGCTCGAGCTGCTCCAGAACTGGCGCAGGTGCCAGGATGGGCAGGCTCCGTCCCAGATCGCTCCGCTCGACTGA
- a CDS encoding type II toxin-antitoxin system HicB family antitoxin, translated as MNNEHRYELIVHWSDEDNAFISLVPELPGCAADGATYAESVANVEMVIDEWISVAREMGRVVPRARGRLFFA; from the coding sequence ATGAACAATGAACATCGGTACGAGCTCATCGTTCATTGGAGCGATGAGGACAACGCGTTCATCTCGCTCGTCCCGGAGCTGCCGGGCTGCGCGGCGGATGGAGCCACGTACGCCGAGTCCGTTGCCAACGTCGAGATGGTCATCGACGAGTGGATCTCGGTGGCGCGGGAGATGGGGCGTGTCGTACCGCGAGCCCGCGGGCGGCTGTTTTTCGCCTGA
- a CDS encoding type II toxin-antitoxin system HicB family antitoxin, which translates to MKNEHRYELIVYWSDEDSAFISIVPELPGCAADGATYAEAVGDVKVVIDEWIATARELGREIPQPRGRLLFA; encoded by the coding sequence ATGAAAAATGAGCATCGCTACGAGCTGATCGTGTATTGGAGCGACGAGGACAGCGCCTTCATCTCGATTGTGCCGGAGTTGCCGGGCTGCGCCGCCGACGGGGCCACGTACGCCGAAGCGGTAGGCGATGTCAAGGTCGTCATCGACGAGTGGATCGCCACGGCCCGGGAGCTGGGTCGTGAGATTCCACAACCTCGCGGGCGTCTCCTTTTCGCGTGA
- a CDS encoding DUF2442 domain-containing protein yields the protein MLAIITRALPAPPEALDLTFADGTAARVELGPQIAKGGVLSALKDPEVFSGVVIGDGGRFLEWPGGVDLCADALRLAATHQPDTDVERLG from the coding sequence ATGCTCGCAATCATCACCCGCGCCCTGCCCGCGCCTCCCGAGGCGCTCGACCTGACCTTTGCGGACGGTACCGCGGCCAGAGTCGAGCTGGGCCCGCAGATCGCAAAGGGGGGCGTGCTCTCGGCGCTCAAAGATCCCGAGGTGTTTTCGGGAGTCGTGATAGGGGATGGTGGTCGATTTCTGGAGTGGCCGGGCGGCGTGGATCTTTGCGCCGATGCACTCCGCCTTGCGGCGACACACCAGCCGGATACCGACGTCGAGCGGCTCGGATGA